Part of the Lolium rigidum isolate FL_2022 chromosome 6, APGP_CSIRO_Lrig_0.1, whole genome shotgun sequence genome, ccgggtgcgtatgctccctctaccaaaaaaacatacttcgaaatgtcaaaaaatttggataaaaatttttacatgtacatctccataatgtatgtgcattcaccaagtttcacgaaaaaccgatattttttgtggtctatgtaaaaagaagaaactttatcttgtgaaaagcattatttttagaactgaattttgtcttttttacatacgtcacatgataagtcgattttttatgaaacaactttgtgagtgcgtagcacatgaagatgtacgtatgaattttttgtttcaatttttttgaaatttaaaatgtacgtaagatgcatttcaaaatatagggagcatatgcacccatgttccaaaacaccactccccttaTGTAACGTGCATATTTTTATATGGTCCTAAAATAGCAtcaattttagttttttctaaGGCCTACGTTGACACTAGGCATTTACCCACCTAAATAATTTCCATTACATTGTTAATCGTTGCAAATATAATTTCATACGAGCTAGTTAGAAAGGAGACGCTAGGGGtagaaaaatccaaaaataaaCTAGCTAGACCGAAAGATTTTCTTTTTTGTACAAGTTTTTTTTGTTTCTATAATTAGGTGTTGCGTATCCTAGTCAGTGGGTTGAAAAGAAGGACATGCGGGCCTCTTGCATGGAGCTCGTCCCTCAGTTGAAAGGTATAACCTTGAAACCCTGTGAACATTGTTCTCGCTGGCAAACAATATAATTGGCAAAAAGAGGATTACTCTCCTCAAAAAGGCATTGAGTAAATCATTTTACATGAAGGTTTTAAGACCAACTAAGCAAATATGtggcatgaaaatctcccttaataGATCAAAGAAGCTACATTTGCTCCCATAAGAATGTTACATTAAGAAGGTACTTGAAAGGTTCAATATGCAAGGCTCAAAGTCTCTTATCTCTCCACTTGTAGGCCATCGCAAATTAAATTTAGAACAATGTTGTAGCAGCAAGAAGGAGAAACAAGAAATGAGTAGAGTATTGTACCAAGCTGCCATGGCggtttgatgtatgccatggtgtgCACTAGGCCTGACATTACCTATGCACTTGGACTTGTTTGCCGGTTCATGACAAATCTAGGTGAAGCTCAATGAAATGCGCTGAAGTGGATTCTCATGTATCTCAAAGTTACTTATAGGTCTTGCTTACACTTTGGAAGAGATGATCATGTATTGCAAGGCTATACAGATGCAGATTATGTTGGTGACGTAGATTCTAGGAGGTGTATTTCTAGTTACTTGATGGGTCCCACCACGCGGCAGGGGTATCAGGCCATGTGGTGGGCCCTATCTTTGCCACCTCTAGCTCCATGATAGGTCCAGTGCTCCAACCCTTCTTCTTCCATAAAAACTCACGTGGTAAAGATCCTAGGTCAATGTAAGTTCTCGAAGGTCCCTAAATGTCAAAAACGTGCAAAATAGAGTTTTCCTTTCTGCATAGTTATAATACAAATGAAAGGGATATTTtaggaaaatccccaaaattattCCAAAACATGATTATAACCACTCATAGTAAACTACAAAGATCAtagatgcattttacatgcattagCGTTTTATCAAGTGTTTAGACTATTTCCTACATTAATGTTGCTACATATACCTGGTCATCCTCCGGGCCAGGCTGGGGAAAGCCTGACGCTCAAAAACCTAGCCAACCTAACCAAAAATCCCGGAAGCCCATCGGGCCAGCGGGTCGCCGACTAGGATGCCTCTCTATTTTGCATTTTTTGACTACCTAGGCCTGGATTGGCCCGTCCATCGGGCCAATACTTTTAGGCTTAGGCCTGTGAATTTTGGGCCGGGCCTTAGGCTAGGTTGGTCATGCCCAAATATGTTGTTGCTATGTTTCCTTCCGACACGAGCAACGGTTCATGAGTTAGTACACAATGGCGATGAAGTTTACAACTTATTCCACTACGTATTTTTCATGTCACATTCACATTTATGAGTGTGTTAATCTTTTAATGTTCAATTAAGGGTTAGCTTGTTTCCTACTAGTTCTTTTCTTGGTTGACTTAGTCTcagtccaatcttgaaaatggagGTGAATCATGTCCCTCATCCTATCTTGCTCCGACTCAATCCAAATCGTTAACATTATGTATTTAACTGTTTGTCATGCCAAGTAGAAAAATTTACATACAGTGGGCAATATTACGATACAGTGAACACACGAACTAACTCAAATGGTACTTTCATTTTTCGTGACAATCCACAAATTATTTTTTGGATCACATAGGTCACAACTTATTTTGAgaataaaaaaatatattttattacttTGTTCGTAGGTAAGACTTAATAAGTACTCTTTCTgtttcatattagttgtcgctgatttagtacatTGTGTTAAAATATCTGAACGGTCCTATGTGACTGGAAAAAAAATGTGGGTAGACCCCTTAGGTGGAGATAAGAAGGACTTCACTGTATCGTGGAAAATCAAAGGCAATCCATATCCATGGAGCATAACTCGATTTTGACTATACCATGCACACTACTAGTtgattttgtgttttagaaaagggaCGACAAGTGGCTAATTTCCATTGTTCCCTCTTTATGCCACCACGACTCCTTCATTCGAAGCCAAGATACGTCGCGAGTTGGAGTAGTGGTGCCGCCCACGATCGTCGTCCTCGCCGCAACAACTGCGCATCGACCAACCATGCAACCACCTCTTCTTAATTCTAGTCTCCGACCAAGTCCTCCTCGCCTCCATTCATCGTCTGGTACCACCACTTCGTACGAGAATACCGCGTGCGTCGTCATTGCTGCGGCGCGCGTCAAGGCCCCTCGTACGCGCGCGGGGTTGCCGGGAATCGGATCTGATCACCACCATGGACAttggggccggcggcggcggtagcgGCGGCAAGGAGGTGGATCAGGTCGCCGGCGGCAGCGAGCAGCCGCAGCAGAGGATGAAGATCGGGTGGCCAACCGAAGTGCGCCACGTCGCCCACGTCACCTTTGACCGCTTCCACGGCTTCCGCGGCGTGCCCGCCGAGCTCCAGCCCGAGCCCGCCCTCGCCAAGGCCCCCAGCGCAAGGTACGCGTGCACATTCTCTCTCTCGCTCGCCGTTCCATCAACGTCTTCTTTCTCCTTGGCGTCTGATCACGGTCGCCGGCGTGTGCGCAGCAAGACGGCGTTCGGCGTGTCGACGGAGTCGATGCAGTGCGCGCACGACTCCCGTGGCAACAGCGTCCCGTCCATCCTGCTCCACCTGCAGCGCCGCCTCTACGACCAGGGCGGGCTGGCCACGGAGGGCATCTTCCGCGTGGCCGCCGACGGCGCCCAGGAGCAGCGCGTCCGGCAGCACCTCGACCTCGCCGGCACCATccccgacgccgacgacgacggcgccgcgGTGGACGTGCACTGCCTGGCGGGGCTCATCAAGGCGTGGTTCAGGGAGCTCCCCGGCGGCCTGCTGGACGCGCTGCCAGAGGAGGAGGTGGCGCGGTGCacgacggcggaggaggccgggaggCTCTGCGGGAAACTTGAGCCGGCCAAGGCGGCGCTGCTCGACTGGGCCGTGCAGCTCATGGCGGACGTGGCGAGCGAGGAGGGGCGGAACCGCATGGGCGCGCGCAACGTCGCCATGGTCTTCGCGCCCAACATGACACAGGTATACATAGTTACCTTTGCCCGCCTGCAAACTGAACTCTAAGGTACAGTAATAAGGTTTCAGCAAACTGTAGAAAACTCCAGTCATTCTGAATTTCTGATTGACAACTACCATGGTGCTCAAAAACAATTCCCCGCTAGTGTCATATGAGTTACTACAGATAGCCAATGTAAAGTCTTTGACAAATTCAGTCAAACATAGGTTGAGTTTCAGTCATGTTCTACAAGTTACTGCCTGCGTGTTACTTCCGATTCGTGCTGAAAATCATTAACCATGGCTGATCGATGCTGCTAATTAATTAATCGTGCGACATGCTCTGATGCAGGCGGCGGATCCTCTGACGGCGCTCAAGTACGCGGTGCAGGTGATGAACTTCCTCAACCAGCTCATCGAGCGAGCGCTCCGGCAAAGACGAGAACAAGCAGCGGCAGCAACAGCCAAACTGATCAGTTGATTGATGTTCTAATCAAACGTACGTTACATGTAGTGGAGTGTGGTTAATTAATTCGAGTTAGTCCCGCACGCGGTCAGTTAGTTTCATTCAGTTCTGGTGTTGATACTAAGCTGACCTGTACCTGAGCATAGCTAGGATCCAGCAAATCAGCTAGCTGTGTGCGTGTTAATTCTGTTTCTCCATTCCAATATGTGTGATATGATTATTTGACTTTGATGTTATATGTGGCCTCACACATGTATGTCCTTAATTCTATGGCCATAGTACGTAGAGTGGATTTTCAGAacctggtcactcatatatcagcCTCCGATAATTTAGCGATTCAAGGAAAAGAGTTCTAACTCACCCTAAACTTAGCTAAAAGCTTAAAAAACTGGATGTTGTTTTGGAATCTTAATTGTGGCATTATCATCGTCACGTTCTCGGTTTTAAGAACATAGCAAATGGTCGTATTATTTGACATAATTTGCATGTGTAAGTTTTACTCAGTTCATATTTGTGCATCATTTTTTTTCAAGGTTTACATAACTAACATGTGTGTTTTCACTAAGATCTATATTTGCACCATTATTATTATATTGTGCCTCGAAGGGAATTGGGATGGTGGTCTATATTTTGAGTCTACATATCTCTGAGACTAGATTAGCATTAGCAGTAAGAATCCATTCTATATGGCACCACCCACTTAAATTGTTTCATATTACAACCTAAACACATTGCATATGATTTGAAGTAATGCTCCATCAACGGTTTCCTTACGGGTATTTGGAGTGAAAAGGAATCTAAATCGCGCTCACTTAGAGACACAATTTGTTTGGGGTTTCTTCAAAGCAAATTGTTAGAAGAGATGCTTCTTAGAAAAATCTTAGTATGCGCAAAAGCATTTCTGATCAAATATTTGAAGTAACAAAGAGGTTGGAGAGATGCCTCCCTTGGTAAGGGAGTCATGGAGAGTGCTGATAACTTGTGTGCACAATAATATTAATTTATTGTAAGTCAACACAACTAAAAATAATTAAAGTAATATCGGAAGATCTTTGATCGAACATAATTAGTACGAGATCCATTAGAGTCGATGAAGGCAACATTTTATTTCATCGCTCCAAGTCTTGTTCGAAACATAGAAAGTTAGTTTAGACCATATACTGATGGTCCGAAAACCACTTTATAATGTTACCCCGTTGGTACAACTCTAATATACTGTATTTGCCTCACATGTTTACAAAAGAGACCATTGCATGCCAAAATTATTGCAAAAAAGACCAATATTTTATTTATACGCCAGCAATAATTTTCTATTACACCAAGCAAAATTAACCTACAATATTTTATTTTTCGTTATACAAATCTAATTTCCATCATGCCAGATATAGTTAAATTAAATTTAAAACATGTTTTCTAATAATGTGATGTCATATCGCTCCCTAAAAACACATATGGAATCATCAGACTATATTAGAGAAAATAGAAATTTAATCACATACCTTCTTGGAGTAATGTATGTCACTTATATGAGTGTTACTATTATTAGTTGTCTCGACAGATAGCTTGAAGCGTGCAACTAGACAAATATCTCTATGGAGGTTCCGAGAGTGCATGATTGTCTACTTTAGGTGAAATAAATAAAAACGTTACAGTTTGCAAGGTGTAGATTCTTGTGGAAATCAATTTTTTTGTGTCCTCTAAAAGAAGAAAATTTTCCATGCCAACCAGAGAACATTTTTTTTTCTGTCTTTTACATAGACCATGCAAAATGTTCCTTCCTTTGTGCGAACATAAAATGTCCAAATGTAGATGAGAAATTTACTTTTAGATTTTTTGAtattaaaattttattttcaattttatttttataataGGTTTTTATGCACGTAGGAGCCAATACACCGCCTCGTGTTTTACGCTCTTTTCCATGGCTAGTTATGTCTTTAATGTTCCTTGGTTGCGAAACTCACATGCACTTTTTTTAAAATTTGGCCCTAAACTAAATTCAACCAGCTCGATTTGCATTACCGTGTCACATTATTTTTATATCGTCTGAAATTCACGTAAGAATGTTTTGTTTTATTTGGGTTCAATATGATTGTGGTCGATACCGGCATACGCAGGCAGGACCTAAAACGAACCGACATCAGATCCGAACCAAGACGACACAAGTGGAAGGGTCATCCCGCAAAACTTCCAGAAAACCCCTTCTCGCGCTCCCTTCTCCTCCTAGGGTttctcctccccgccgccgccgccgtctcgccGCTCcggtccaccgccaccgcccacgCCCACCTCAGGTAACGAAGTCTCCCATCGCTCCTCCCCGCACCCCAGCCACCCCGTAGCACTCCACTCGATTCGTGCTCTGTCTCCGCCCGGTCTCGACTCGATCTGTGCTCGCAACAACGCGCCCCCGAGTTACCCAGCCGccgccaaatctagggttcaccCTCCCCACGCACCTCGCCAGACGGCGACGCTGCTAGAGCTCGTCCAGTCGCTCAGTCGTCCAGACCCTCCTGTGTGTCTGCATCTCTGTTTTAATTGGACACCTCCTGGTGTGCGGGTGTTTGCCATGTGCACACACTGGCAAATAATCCAATCGACCTGATTGAATGTTATCCTGATGTGCAAGTGAGCTGTAGTTTCGTGAATTGCCTTTGGTAACTGTGCTGCCTTTGGTAACTGCAACGCCGCCTCTACGACCAGGGCGGGCTGACCACGGGGGGCACATCTTCCGCGTGGCCGCCGACGGCGCCCAGGAGCAGCGCGTCAGGCACAACCTCTGCCTCGCCGGCACCATccctgacgacgaagacgacgacggcggcaccgCCGTGGACGTGCACTGCCTGGCCGGGCTCATCAAAGCATTCCAAAAAAGAAAATCAAAGTTCGTCAAACTTGCGTTGGGTTTCAGTCATGTTCAGGTTACTGTTTACCATACGTCTAGCTAGCAAAACGTTTATTATGAACGATCAACGCTGCTAAGTGCTAACCAAGTGATATATTCTTGCAGACGGTTGATCCTCTGACGGCGCTCAAGTACGCGGTGCAGGTGATGAACTTCCTGATCCTTCTCATCGAGCGAGCGCTCCGACAAAGACGACAACAAGCAGCATCAGGAGCAGCCAAACTGATGAGCTGATTGACGTTCTAGTCAGACGTACGGGGTTAATTCGATCCAGCCCCGTCGATGGGGCGGATCCAGAGGATCGACCGATCCAGGCCCCCGTTTCTGGGAGGCCCCCGATATTGGCTCTCTTTGATGGCCCAACATGCCACAGATTAGGACGGGACTGGAGGCCAGCGAGCAGTCCAGAACAGCGCTCGACGCCTCGACGCCTCGACCCGCGATGGTTCGGCTGGAGGCAGGACTCGATCGTCGAGGTCGTTCGAGTTAGCCACGCGGAGAACCTTGCCGCCGATCGACATCGCTCCTTGCGTTGCGTCCAGGACTCGATTGACCGCTGCGGCGCTGCTCCTCGCGATCAGGCGGAGGCGACAGGCGATCAGGACATCAGGTCCTCCTCAGACTCGACCCGCGACGGCACGCAGAGAATTAGGTCCTCCTCAGGCTCGACCCGCGACGGCACGCAGAGACCGATCGAGGCAGAGATCGGGCAATCCTTGCAGGTAATCTGATCACTTCCTCTCCTACAAATTTATGCCCGTACAAATCTAAGATCACTCTACTATATGCCAATGCATCTGGTAATTCATTAATTTGTTAAATAGGACAAATCATGAGAAGAACAAAGTGTCAATCCGGTGCTGAAAAAAAGAGGAAGAAACAGAGATTAGATGCGAGTAACTCGGTCCCTAAAGGGTGCTCTAGATAAATTTGTCGTGAAAAAGCCTCAAGCGAATTACGAAAATCGAGACTCGAgttgttgatgttgatgatgatcaTGGTGATACTTGCTACGAGAGGTTGACGCTAATTCcgtagaatttgatgaaggagatGATGGTGATAGTAGCGATGAACACACCTGATGCTTCTATCGATAATGAAGGTGATAATGCTAATGGCAATGATGAAGGTAATGATGCTAGTGCTGGTGTTGAAGGTACTGATGCTATTGGTGTTGATGGCACGGATACTTCTTTTGGTCTTGATATATTCGATCCAAGATATTGGGATGGTCTTAATCAGAAAATGATTGATATTTTGCTAGAAAAAGGTCCTAAAAGAGACAAGTCTATTAAGCATGGTCGAAGAGACAAAAAATCAAGAAGGTTTTACGCATCGGCATACTGATAGAGTTCTCCCAAACGGAGAATCATGTGATAGAGAATGGCTTGTATACGGTAAAGAGCTTGACAAAATATTTTGTTTTTGCTTGCAAATTATTGAAAAAGGGGCTTGTGAGAGGATCATTACCAAATGAGGGTTTCGGTGGTTGGATACATCTCAGCGATGAGACTTCAACAACATGAAACTAGTAGAGAACATATCACAAATATGAGTACATGGTATGACTTTCGTATGAGGTTGCGGAATAATCGGACAATTGATAAAGTTGCTCGGCGAGAACTTGAAAAGGAAAGGGAGCATTGGAGAAAAGTTTTATACGGGATTGTCTCCATTGTACAATTTCTTGgagaacataacatagcatttcgTGGCACTAATTGCAAGTTGTTCCAAGACAAGCAATGGTAATTTCTTGGGACTGGTTCAAACGTTGGCTAAATTTGACCCGGTTATGAAAGAGCATGTTGATAGAATTACCAATGATAAAACTCGTGATCATTATCTTGGTCCTTCCATCCGAGAATGAGTTGATAACTTTGCTAGCTACGCAAACAGTGTCTGAAATCATTGAAAAGGTAAAAAAGGCAAAGTACTTCTCAGTTATACTTGATTGTACTCCTGATGTAAGCCACCAAGAACAGATGTCTTTGATAATAAGGTATGTTGATGCATCTTCTGGTTCTCTATGCATCGAGGAATCTTTCTTAGGATTTTTGCCTGTGAATGATACCACTGGGCAAGGCTTGTTTGATGTTTTACAAGATGAACTGAAGAGTCTTGGACTTGATATAAATAATGTGAGAGGGCAAGGATATGATAATTGATCAAATATGAAAGGAAAACATCAAGGAGTACAAAGGAAACTTTTGGATATAAATCCAAGAGCTTTTTATTCAGCTTGTGGCTGTCATAGTCTTAATTTGACACTATGTGATATGGCAAATTCTTGCCGTAATGCAACAGATTTTTTTGGAATTATCCAGCGCATCTATACAACATTTGCTAATTCTACAAAGAGGTGGAAAATTACGAAGGATAATATAACTGGGTTGACTCCGAAGTCATTGTCAGCTACTCGTTGGGAAAGTCGTGTTGAGAGTGTTAAGGCTATAAGGTTTCAAATGTCGGATATAAGGGAGGCTTTGCTTGCAAGTGGTCGAGCCGATCATTGATTCATTGACATGTAGTGTGGCTAAATCATTGGCAGAAAATGAACTTGGTGACTTTGAGTTTATTGTTTCTATAGTCATATGGTATGAAATATTATTCTATATTAATGTGGTAAGCAAGCAACTACAATCAAAGGACATGCTTATTGATGTTGCAATTGAGTCTGTACAGGGGCTGATATCTTTTTTCACTAAGTATAGAGAAACTGGATTTTCAAAGGCGTTGGAAGGTGCTAAAGAAATTGCAATGGAGCTGGATATTAATCCAGACCTTTCGCATCAAGCGTAAAATTACAAGAAAAAGCGGTTTGACGAGGGACCGAGTGATGCAACTATCGAATCACATTCTACGGAGGAGGCGTTTAGGATCAATTATTTTACGCGTATTGTTGATCAAGCTATTGCTTCACTTAAAACCAGATTTGAACAATACCAGGAGTATGAAAcaacttttggtttcttgtttacctcAGACAGGCTGCGATTATTGGATGATGAGAGTTTGAAGGATGCTTGTCTCAAACTTGAGGCTGCACTTAAGCATGAAAAGTTAGATGAAACGCTTGTGGATATTGATGGAGAAGAATTGTGGCGGGAGTTAAGTTTGATCCAGGATCTACTTGAGAAATCTATGGGTCCACTTGGATATTCGAAGTTTTTGGAGAAGCGTCCCTTTTATCCTTTCGCTAATATTGCATACGGAATTTTGTTAACTATTCCTATTACTTGTTGCATCTGCGGAAAGGAGCTTCTCTAAACTGAAGTTGCTGAAATCGTACATGGGTTCTACTATGACACAAGAAAGACTCAGTGGATTGGCGACAATAGCACTCGAGAATGATATCTTGGAGAAGATTAATTATAAAGATATGATTGAAGATTTCATTTCAAGAAATTCCAGACGGATGATGCTTTTCGGTAGACCATGAGGTTCGTTTAGTGCTATATTTACTTTTTTGGAGTTAATACTTATTTTTTTAAGCATTGTATGAAATAGCGCCTACTGAACTTATATAATTAAGTACACTTGATTTTGCTTTACTAGTTATTGTGTTTAAACAAAAATATTGGCCCCATTTTATAAGTCGAATCGGAGCCCCCAAATCCTGGAGACGGGGCTGATTCGATCGCTTAGTCCCGTACGGGGTTAGTTAATTTCGATCATTCAGTTTGTTGATACTACTAAGCTGACCTGTACCTGAGCATAGCTAGGATCCAGCAAATCAGCTagctgcgtgtgtgtgtgtgtgtgtgtgttaatTGTGTTTCTCCATTCCAATGTGTGCTATGATCATTTGACATTGATGTTATATGTGGCCTCACACATATATGTGCTTAATTCTAGGGTTCCTTTGTGGTACCCTCAAATGAATAACAGCCATTAATTTTCGTCCATCCAATGGTTCAAATTGTTTCATACCACAACCCAAAATTTGAGAGGTATGTTACATACCTCTAGGAATTTTCACACCTCAGTAAAAAAAGAAGTagacgggccggcccaatagacGGGCCCAGCCCCATGAGCTGCCTACGACAGCGGGTACGGGTGGGGATTCCTTCGTTCTTCTGGCGACCTTGCTGCGAGAGGTTCTACCG contains:
- the LOC124662118 gene encoding rho GTPase-activating protein 5-like; translated protein: MDIGAGGGGSGGKEVDQVAGGSEQPQQRMKIGWPTEVRHVAHVTFDRFHGFRGVPAELQPEPALAKAPSASKTAFGVSTESMQCAHDSRGNSVPSILLHLQRRLYDQGGLATEGIFRVAADGAQEQRVRQHLDLAGTIPDADDDGAAVDVHCLAGLIKAWFRELPGGLLDALPEEEVARCTTAEEAGRLCGKLEPAKAALLDWAVQLMADVASEEGRNRMGARNVAMVFAPNMTQAADPLTALKYAVQVMNFLNQLIERALRQRREQAAFRELPLVTVLPLVTATPPLRPGRADHGGHIFRVAADGAQEQRVRHNLCLAGTIPDDEDDDGGTAVDVHCLAGLIKAFQKRKSKFVKLALGFSHVQTVDPLTALKYAVQVMNFLILLIERALRQRRQQAASGAAKLMS